A single region of the Peromyscus eremicus chromosome 16_21, PerEre_H2_v1, whole genome shotgun sequence genome encodes:
- the LOC131893839 gene encoding cryptic protein-like has protein sequence MRGDSPTLGVGCKRHQARPLFLTTVVLLLIDQGNTYQREPDSAREISNTQSPKLPGTTLDRTLSNSSRENGSQEGWRPRESPPDSKTLGESVVPGSRCCHNGGTCVLGSFCVCPAHFTGRYCEHDQRRRDCGALEHGAWTLHSCRLCRCIFSALYCLPRQAFGHCDLKGFLSSGTRGSSASSALSLLLLCLLLQGVAGEG, from the exons ATGAGAGGGGACTCACCAACCCTAGGTGTCGGTTGCAAAAGGCACCAAGCCAG GCCTCTCTTCTTGACGACTGTAGTGTTACTGCTCATCGATCAGGGAAACa CCTATCAGAGAGAACCAGACAGCGCCAGAGAAATCAGCAATACCCAGTCTCCAAAGCTCCCAGGGACGACACTGGACAGGACCCTGAGTAATTCCAGCAGAGAGAATGGCAGCCAGGAGGGGTGGCGCCCACGGGAGTCCCCTCCGGACTCCAAGACTTTGGGAGAGA GTGTGGTCCCTGGATCCCGCTGCTGCCACAACGGAGGCACCTGCGTTCTGGGCAGCTTCTGCGTGTGCCCTGCGCACTTCACCGGCCGCTACTGCGAACACGACCAGAGGCGCAG AGATTGTGGCGCCCTGGAGCACGGAGCTTGGACCCTCCACAGCTGCCGCCTCTGCAGGTGCATCTTCTCAGCCCTGTACTGCCTCCCACGCCAAGCGTTCGGCCACTGTG ACCTGAAAGGCTTCCTCTCTTCAGGGACCAGAGGGTCAAGCGCAAGCAGTGCTCTGAGTCTTCTgctgctctgcctcctcctgcaGGGTGTGGCTGGTGAAGGCTGA